The following proteins are co-located in the Gossypium hirsutum isolate 1008001.06 chromosome A02, Gossypium_hirsutum_v2.1, whole genome shotgun sequence genome:
- the LOC107932542 gene encoding probable N-acetyltransferase HLS1 has protein sequence MGEDECYIVVREYDPSRDITSVEELEKRCEVGPSSGKLSLFTDLLGDPICRVRHSPAFLMLVAELSSTKEIVGMIRGCIKTVTCGKKFSRNSKNNDPIATKLVPVYTKLAYILGLRVSPSHRRMGIGLKLVVTMEDWFTRNGAEYSYIATENDNRASINLFTDKCGYSRFRTPAILVNPVFAHRLTVSNQVTVIELSLSDAELLYRRRFSTVEFFPRDIDSVLNNRLNLGTFLAVPRGFYTRESWSGSDKFLSDPPESWAVLSVWNCKDVFRLEVRGASRTRKTLAKTTRVVDKLLPFLRLPSIPEVFRPFGFHFLYGLGGEGPRAAKFVNALCAHAHNLAKENGCSVVATEVAKHEPLKDGVPHWKRLSCDHDLWCIKRLGEDYSDGSVGDWTKSPPELSLFVDPREF, from the exons ATGGGAGAAGATGAGTGTTATATAGTGGTGAGAGAGTATGATCCAAGCAGAGATATAACAAGTGTTGAAGAACTagaaaaaagatgtgaagttggTCCCAGTAGCGGCAAACTTTCTCTCTTTACCGACCTCTTAGGTGACCCTATTTGCCGGGTCCGCCATTCCCCTGCTTTTCTCATGCTG GTTGCTGAATTGAGCTCGACCAAAGAAATCGTCGGTATGATTCGAGGCTGCATAAAAACCGTCACATGCGGCAAAAAGTTCTCCCGAAATAGTAAAAACAATGATCCCATCGCAACGAAGCTCGTCCCTGTTTATACTAAACTCGCTTACATTTTAGGCCTTCGTGTTTCACCTTCCCACcg gaGAATGGGGATAGGGTTAAAGCTAGTGGTTACAATGGAAGACTGGTTCACTCGAAACGGGGCCGAATATTCATATATAGCTACGGAGAACGATAACCGAGCTTCCATTAATCTGTTTACCGATAAATGTGGTTACTCCAGGTTCCGTACGCCGGCCATTTTGGTTAACCCGGTGTTCGCTCATCGACTCACTGTTTCAAACCAAGTTACCGTGATCGAACTTTCCCTTTCCGACGCCGAGTTGTTGTACCGTCGCCGTTTCTCCACCGTGGAGTTCTTCCCTCGCGACATTGACTCGGTGCTTAATAACAGACTCAATTTAGGAACGTTCTTGGCTGTGCCACGTGGATTTTACACTCGAGAATCATGGTCCGGGTCGGATAAATTTTTATCCGACCCGCCAGAATCGTGGGCGGTATTAAGCGTTTGGAATTGTAAAGACGTGTTCAGGTTGGAAGTTCGTGGCGCGTCGAGGACGAGGAAGACGTTGGCCAAAACGACGAGGGTGGTGGACAAGTTGTTGCCGTTCTTGAGATTACCGTCGATACCGGAAGTGTTTCGTCCGTTCGGTTTTCACTTTTTGTACGGTCTTGGAGGGGAAGGACCACGCGCGGCTAAGTTCGTTAACGCCTTGTGTGCTCACGCTCATAACTTGGCGAAAGAAAACGGGTGTAGTGTGGTGGCGACTGAGGTGGCGAAACATGAGCCGTTGAAAGACGGGGTCCCACATTGGAAACGATTATCGTGCGACCATGATTTGTGGTGCATCAAACGGCTTGGGGAAGACTATAGTGACGGGTCTGTCGGTGACTGGACTAAATCACCCCCTGAACTTTCCTTATTTGTAGACCCCAGAGAATTCTAA